The Bradysia coprophila strain Holo2 unplaced genomic scaffold, BU_Bcop_v1 contig_415, whole genome shotgun sequence genomic sequence cgactgatgataTTAATCGGCTCGCTTgcttatttataaatcgaaaatttggtagttgaataccgaagtggtacttgaatgaATACCAAGCTGGCAATAAACAGGAGATTCAAAAACGATGGTGagattcaaaaagaaaaagaaaaaagactcACTAGGCGTTAGCCGGTACTATTCttgttgtttcatttgaaagataatcgaacaccgaatagaatgttgttgaaaaaaaaaattaaatttgggtccttggactaaggccgctactagggccctatgtgtattttacatataactcgagcaaatttcatccgtttttcgtaatttttgtttcatttggaaggtaatcaaaggccgaatagaatgttgttgaaaaaaaattaaatttgggtcctcggactaaggccgctacaagggccctatgtgtattttacatataactcgagcaaatttcatccgtttttcgtaatttttgtttcatttggtaggtaatcaaaggccgaatagaatgttgttgaaaaaaaattaaatttgggtcctcggactaaggccgctactagggccctatgtgtattttacatataactcgagcaaatttcatccgtttttcgtaatttttgtttcatttggaaggtaatcaaaggccgaatagaatgttgttgaaaaaaaattaaatttgggtcctcggactaaggccgctactagggccctatgcgtattttacattgaactcgagtaaatttcattcgtttttcgtaatttttgtttcatttgaaagataatcgaacaccgaatagaatgttgttgaaaaaaaaattaaatttgggtccttggactaaggccgctactagggccctatgtgtattttacatataactcgagcaaatttcatccatttttcgtaatttttgtttcatttggtaggtaatcaaaggccgaatagaatgttgttgaaaaaaaattaaatttgggtcctcggactaaggccgctactagggccctatgtgtattttacatataactcgagcaaatttcatccgtttttcgtaatttttgttcatttggaaggtaatcaaaggccgaatagaatgttgttgaaaaaaaattaaatttgggtcctcggactaaggccgctactagggccctatgtgtattttacatacaactcgagtaaatttcatccgtttttcgtaatttttgtttcatttgaaagataatcgaacaccgaatagaatgttgttgaaaaaaaattaaatttgggtctttggactaaggccgctactagggccctatgtgtattttacatataactcgagcaaatttcatccgtttttcgtaatttttgtttcatttggtaggtaatcaaaggccgaatagaatgttgttgaaaaaaaattaaatttgggtcttcggactaaggccgctactagggccctatgtgtattttacatacaactcgagtaaatttcatccgtttttcgtaatttttgtttcatttgaaagataatcgaacaccgaatagaatgttgttgaaaaaaaaattaaatttgggtccttggactaaggccgctactagggccctatgtgtattttacatataactcgagcaaatttcatccgtttttcgtaatttttgtttcatttggtaggtaatcaaaggccgaatagaatgttgttgaaaaaaaattaaatttgggtcctcggactaaggccgctactagggccctatgtgtattttacatataactcgagcaaatttcatccgtttttcgtattttttgtttcatttggaaggtaatcaaaggccgaatagaatgtagttgaaaaaaaaaattggatcctcggactgaggccgatactaggccctatgtgtatttatactcaataaattaaaattttagagctatttgaaattttcgttttatttgaaaggaacgtcgtacggggcttcgtaattgcgctatgcgcaatttctaagatgtacacattacataataattttactttaactactttaaccggcgcataggcttacggtcaaagtagggtgacagacgcactagggtcacgtacgcaatagatatacgggtttgtacggggctcagtcgcagcaaacgctccgactgttctgatggctcgttttttcaATTGTCTAACTATGATTGCGAATtccagaaataatttttgattatccacacaacaacaacaaaaaaattccacagaattcaatttaattattgttGTTATGATTAGTGAGACTATAGGTTGGAATGCGCAGTTGGAAATATTATTCAGcgcaaatattttacaattttgtcgAATCATACATTACTCAAGACATTACGTACAtgcttccaaattttccttttgacCAGGGCGCAGCGGGAGAAGAAGCATGTAATATCATAATTATTACAGCAAAACGCATCTGAACTGAGAGTCCTAGCAACTTGTGCGTACAATGTTATcagatcaaaaattttaagtcCCCTGATGGAGTCCAGTCTGGTGTGTATTATAGTCCATCGTTTACTTAACGTAATCTAGGAGCGCTGACAAAAAGTACAGCGAAAACATTTGTCTACCGAACAGTtcctaaaacatttttcactaaatgtactgaaaacacaatattttcgattgaacATTTCAATAGTACTTGTTTATATGAGCTAGAAGATCAAGAGAAGGTTATTCGGTTTTTGttatgacaattttttctgtaGTTACGCTTCAGCGCCGCGTTAAGTTGATTGCTTTATCACTTTTGTGCGAAAACAACTGAACATCAGTTCGCTAAGTGACTTAGACTAGAAAGGTTCTCTATATTCGACAGTTAAAGTGAATCGTCTCAATAATGGGTGGTTTGGGTCAAGTTATTTGGACAGTTGTTGCCATTACTCTATCCGTTGGACGAGTTCCAGCAATGGAAGACGATAGTTttatatttacagcaactgaaaatgacaaatttccTACGACAAATTTTGTGCCAACGAAATTGCGAATATCGGATGCAGTCTATGATCGTTTAATGGTTCACCTTGGTGACCAATTGTCAGCAGAGGATGTTGACATTCCACTTAacgattattttccaaaaggTATAGGGCTACGTgcgaaatttacattttcttacaatttaCTTTACAATGTTGTATTTTGGTAGAGGTTGAATCTGACGAAGGGGACGAACTGGAATTTGTACACGAATATGACctggatgatgatgatgatgatgcggATAATGATGTAGATGAATTCAAACGCAATTTACCAAATGATGCTTCAGTTTCAGCGGACTTTGGGAAACGTGATTTTAAATTTGCTAAAGTGTTAGTTATAACTAAAGGTggcaagaaaacattttccaagttTCGTCAATCAGCAAAAACTGGTGGTCACGCCACTTCAAGTGCGACTGGAAATTATAATACAAGTTTAGATGTAACAACATCCGCATCAGGAAATTTTAATGTGAATAGTACGTATTTTTCGAAAGGAAAACACCAAACTGTTGTCGCTAGTGGTACAGTTGTTACATCATCATCGTCGAAATCGAAAGTTGAAAAACGAAGATTATTCCAACATGCATCTGCAGATTCTTCCATAACTGTGCAAATTCCATCACTTGTCCATGTGAACAGTTCAGTTCGTTCAGGTTCAGAAACTTTAAAGTTGCCATTTAGATCATATTTAACATTATTCAGAGCAGAAGCTAATACCACCGCAGACAatatattgaaattgaaagctAGTGTTGCTGGAGAGGTTATTTCACGTGTTGCATTTGCTAACAAAACTGTTTCGTTAACAAAGTCTTGCATCAAAGCATATGTAAAAAGTAAAGCCGTCGATAATACTACGATCACCGATGCTTACAGTCAAGAAAGtgctgatgatgatgacgacaATGCAGCCACGTCCCAGAAGCTATTCCAAGTTTCGTTGATCAAAGCTAAAAGTCATACATGGACCAAAGTTGTCTCCCAAAGCAAAACTGAAGTGGTTGTTGACGTGATAACTTGCACAAAGACAAGAATTTATGGTAAATCGGTTAAGAAAGGTGCTTTTGTAATATACACCGGTTCTGGTCAGGTATCATGGGATAAATCCAAAATCACAATTGTTGCTCAACGCGTCCACAATCTATCACCACACGAATATGGAgttcatttcattaaaaaacaaCTTGAGGGTAGTTCACTCATTCAGTTCCTGGGAAATTCATTCGAAGTGGCAATGTGAGCGAACGTCATCGAGATACAATCAGCACCAGTGGTTTACACTGTTAATTACAAGATTTGTCGCATCAACAATAAAAGACATTGTGCAAAATAAGTATAGTTGAAACTCTATTAAACTTCTTATACATCAAGCAAACTTACCTAAAAGATTGAGCACTATGCTTCAAAGATGATACATTAAAAGTGGATCCAATCTTTGCACATCCTACAcataataatttcgagttcgaAAGTTTAATGCACAATATTTAACTCAAAATTTGTTACCGTTTGAAATGGTTTCCGTTGTTATTTACAACATTTATATcgcataaataataaaatacattGTGCAAAATAGTTACAGCGTGCGTTAATTTCCATTGCCTACAGCCACACATTTCATAAAGTACTATTCCGAATTTGTCTTACCAAGTATAAGAATTATGTAATcttcaaaataattcaacaTTGTACAGCAGCAGCAAAGGCATGCATGTGCAAATTTCACATACCATTTACTGGATGTATTCGCttagttttcaaaatttttaatttataagcTGCAAATGTCTTGAACAAGAACTAGAATGTAATATCATTTTATGGCTCCTGGTCGGGTTGATATTACGAAAATTAGTATTCCGATGAGATTTGCAGACAACAGAGAgaatttttattaactttgtttaaaaaaaaaaaaaacaatgtgCAGTCAACTCCATCGTACCATGCCTTCGGAAcgatgttaaaaaaattctttggaagCCTAGTTAGTCGCTCAGCAAGCGGTAGGTATGTAGGTATCGTGAACTCTGACAAAATGCGAAATActtatttcgaaatttgttcCAAGCTCTAAGTTCATTCTAAATTTAATGTATTTTCGCTGCATAATAGAATGTAATATAATGTATGACTCTATCTACAGCGATATACTGTTGCCATATACTGTTCTCACAATTCTATTCCATTAATTTCCACTCGCATGAATCTTTCACTGTACTTTGGAAAAGGCACACATGCTGAATGTGTTCTTACCAACGGATAAGAAGATAACAAAGCTTAATTTTGCGAAACTTAAATCAAAGTTATGCATTTCTACAATGATGACCCTGACAAGAGAAATTACATAAAACTTTGATGATCTCAATGAAGCTCGGCTCAAATGGAAATCTACGAGGAATTGATTCATTTCTTTCAAGTCTTGAATGCGAACTATCATATGTAGCGGCAGCAAAGCGAACAGTAGATTTCCTTTAACGGACTACCTGCTTCAGTTTTATGTTTTACTGTCTCTTTAAAATCATATTCGAACAAACACATCTAATAATAGTATATTGGGCATAGTGCGTGTTGCACAATAGTATTTCTCTAGCGCATGCTAAAggacttttttttagcgaataaGAGGTTTCTAGCACGAACTGGaggcgagttctggaatcgaattcgctaaaaaagccctttagcataagttagaagcaacattttattgatagtGCGCCGGAAATGAGCGACGGAATCACGATATTTCAGCATTAGATAAACAAAGTCAATTTTTGTAGCGCCAGGCCTAAGTTCTTGATGTGGCTTCTCAAATCAACTTGTACCAAATAACTTATATTTCCTAGACTTTTGATATAATACATTGAGTGCACTGCATAGGAtgcaaaaaatgttgtatcGGCTCGTATTGGCAAGCTCACCTCATGAAAGAACACCATGTGATACCAGAGCGATATACTTTTACAACTTACATGTTTTTGTAGTCGTTACATGCAATTCTAGACATAAAATGCGTGTTTGCAATtacaaatgtttgaaaatgttccgGCGGAGTGGTGGCTACATTGAGTCATTGGATAACTATAATCATTTCAAACATGTGCAATTAACAAACATCCAATATATGCACATATGAGAACAGAATACGTAAGCTACAGATCTGTTAAAGGTTCTTGATCATCAATGTAAATTAATATTCTTGCACTGTTGAACTCCCATTGATTTCCGTTCCTTTACacaaataattaacaaaacgTGTACATCAAAATCGTACGATACCTCGTCTGTATCAAATGTTATTATGGTAGAATAAACAGCGAATGTTTATTATGTTACATTATAATATTGTAGGTTGAAAGttaatattttgacataaaatatgcTCTCCGTAAAATTGAGCGCAAACAAGATCGGTCTTCACGTTGAAAACGGTGTGTACTCTCTGAACcataatttctcatttgaaaaactttttctcgtATAAGTTTTACGCTAACGGTTTCAACCATAACACTAAATAGTTATGTGCAATACTTATCCATAAGTCTATAATAAACTTGTAACGCTATAATACCTTCTTATGAAATTATTCAAACTTGCGAAGCAAAGATCTCATAACGAAATTAACAACTgttcgacaacaaaaatattcgttttcaCGTATATGATGAAGAGTATCCCATTGTATATTTTAGTTGTAAGGAGTAACTTATGTTCTGTTTGAGAACGCTAACATTTCCCTTTATATTTCGTATCtgtttttaacataaaactGTCTATAATAAGCTCTGTTCTATTACACATGTATAATAAAGACgttttgtatttataataTAAACGATGAGGTTTCATGGATGGATTGTTACAAAGTTACATATTTACATGCGAACTAACGCCATTTTTAtatgttgaaatttcaaagTAAAAACTTATTTAAGTACTctgaattaaaatgttttttggtaACGATTTACCTACATGTTTTGTGTGCTCTGTGCTTTTCAGgaattattttccaataaagGATAACGAACGAAGTCAGCTGAAACAGTGCATAGATTTTGCAAATCATTTGAAGTCTCGTAGTTGAAGTTGTTTCATTACAGAAAATGAACTTTAATAAATCTTGTTTACATTTTGGACTTTATcctacagtcagaggcagtgaaatttcagcatgaattttcttcagctcaTTTTCTGCTGATCCACAcgtacaatcaaaactgtttttacttttttatacggttgaagctgttACACACACGTGCGTGGTAGTAATAAAACCGCAtaaataaacagttttgattgcttgtgtgaaaacagctgaagcaa encodes the following:
- the LOC119082310 gene encoding uncharacterized protein LOC119082310, giving the protein MGGLGQVIWTVVAITLSVGRVPAMEDDSFIFTATENDKFPTTNFVPTKLRISDAVYDRLMVHLGDQLSAEDVDIPLNDYFPKEVESDEGDELEFVHEYDLDDDDDDADNDVDEFKRNLPNDASVSADFGKRDFKFAKVLVITKGGKKTFSKFRQSAKTGGHATSSATGNYNTSLDVTTSASGNFNVNSTYFSKGKHQTVVASGTVVTSSSSKSKVEKRRLFQHASADSSITVQIPSLVHVNSSVRSGSETLKLPFRSYLTLFRAEANTTADNILKLKASVAGEVISRVAFANKTVSLTKSCIKAYVKSKAVDNTTITDAYSQESADDDDDNAATSQKLFQVSLIKAKSHTWTKVVSQSKTEVVVDVITCTKTRIYGKSVKKGAFVIYTGSGQVSWDKSKITIVAQRVHNLSPHEYGVHFIKKQLEGSSLIQFLGNSFEVAM